GTTACGGAATATTCCTATCTCAACAGTTGTACCAGGCTCAATGTCTGCTATCATGTTTCTGAATTCCGCCACAGTTCTGAATGGGTCTTCATTAACTGCAAGAATTATATCCCCGCGCTGAAAGCCATATTCCCTTGCTGGAGTATCACTGAGAACCTGAGAGATAAGTACACCAAAAGCATCTTCATCAAGACCGAAATGCTCCGACAGACCAGGAGTAAGTTCCTGAATAGAAACACCGATCCATCCTCTGCGCACGTATCCGTATTCCAGAAGATCTTCCATTACATTCACCGCAAGATTCACAGGAATTGCGAATCCAATTCCCTGATAACCTCTGCTGTTTATGGTAATCGCTGTATTGATTCCAATAAGCCTTCCATCAAGGTCAACCAGTGCTCCACCACTGTTTCCCGGATTGATTGCAGCATCAGTCTGTATGTATTTCTCATAATCCACAAGTCCAATATCTGATCTGCCGATATAGCTTACTATTCCCTGGGTTACTGTCTGGCTCAGAGTAAAAGGGGATCCAACTGCAAGCACCCACTGACCGACTCTGAGTTCATCACTGTCACCAATTGTAATCGCCGGAAGTCCTGTAGCTTCTATATGTATTAAAGCCAGATCGGTTGCCGGATCGGTTCCAATCAGTTCTCCGGTAAAACTTTCACCGCTCTGGAGAATCACTTCCACCATATCCACAACTCCTACGACATGGTGATTCGTAAGGATCAGCCCGTTTTCTGAAACAATCACTCCGCTACCGACAGATATAGTGGTGTACTCCTGCTCGCGGGGGGAAGGAAAATTATCAGATTGGTTCAAATAATATGGATGAGAATAACCAGGGAATAGCGGCATTACGGTAGTAACTGTTGTTTGCGTATTGATGGTCACAACACTTGGACCCACAGCCTCAGATATTTCCACGAACATGTTACTCAGTATATGTACGTCAAACGGTATTGGAACTGTTCCAGTGGAAGTATCCTCCAACCCTTTGACTGAGAATACAATCATCAATAATACTGAAGGTAAATAGACGGGGGTTATCCAACTGCGGGGTAATGACTTCATTTAATTCCTCCCGGACTGGCAATACGATAATTCTAGAACAGATATTCCATACCTTAAGCATAACATATATTATTGCGGTATAAGTATGCTCTTCTTCTACTGAAATGCTCAAGGGAGAAAACTAAATGACATATATTCTTGCAGCTCTCTTCTGTTTGACATCAATTGCCGGCGCCTGCACCGGATACGCAGTTTACGCGGATGAAACCTGGTTCGGTATGAACTTCGACTATCCACCAGAATCGGAGATAAGATTCAGCGTTCATGAATGGGACATAGGAGTTGTGTTCGATATGTCCTTTTACGACTGTGACCTTGATATATGGATTCCTGCCGTTGCCATGAATGAACATGGTATGTTCTCTTCACTTCAATATCAGTGCCCGATGATAGAAGGAGAACCGGATCCTGAGCACGATGAGCGCTGTATCTGGGAGCTGTTCATCACCTCGATAAATGACTGCACATCACTGGAACAGGTCGAAGCCTTTATCGACACCGTCAAACTGGTCAACATGTACGAACTCACCCTGCACACACTGATTGCGGACACTTCCGGGCGAGCCATTATCGCAGAAGCGGGTATCGATGAAAACCTGATAACGAATATTGAGGGTGACTGGATTGTGATGACAAATTTCAAGATAGCTGACACCCGCGAAA
The Candidatus Aegiribacteria sp. genome window above contains:
- a CDS encoding Do family serine endopeptidase; the encoded protein is MKSLPRSWITPVYLPSVLLMIVFSVKGLEDTSTGTVPIPFDVHILSNMFVEISEAVGPSVVTINTQTTVTTVMPLFPGYSHPYYLNQSDNFPSPREQEYTTISVGSGVIVSENGLILTNHHVVGVVDMVEVILQSGESFTGELIGTDPATDLALIHIEATGLPAITIGDSDELRVGQWVLAVGSPFTLSQTVTQGIVSYIGRSDIGLVDYEKYIQTDAAINPGNSGGALVDLDGRLIGINTAITINSRGYQGIGFAIPVNLAVNVMEDLLEYGYVRRGWIGVSIQELTPGLSEHFGLDEDAFGVLISQVLSDTPAREYGFQRGDIILAVNEDPFRTVAEFRNMIADIEPGTTVEIGIFRNGRTRTIDVELGEREQDETVETYCSSASEEYGWILEELNIETARALGDETLQGVLVLEIQLSGRVARAGIQIGDVILEIDGVEVRTPLEVDRIIDSSTDTLFLIWRQGYSIYFML
- a CDS encoding linear amide C-N hydrolase, which produces MTYILAALFCLTSIAGACTGYAVYADETWFGMNFDYPPESEIRFSVHEWDIGVVFDMSFYDCDLDIWIPAVAMNEHGMFSSLQYQCPMIEGEPDPEHDERCIWELFITSINDCTSLEQVEAFIDTVKLVNMYELTLHTLIADTSGRAIIAEAGIDENLITNIEGDWIVMTNFKIADTREISIGKIEGVGADRYRNALAFIEDNFDGFILDDAVGTLEAAVNTDEIWSTKASTIYDPSNRTVYICIDGDFNHVWKVSMNARTIETFSGFDSDRSMQLDENGITVKDLRLWL